Proteins encoded in a region of the Trichomycterus rosablanca isolate fTriRos1 chromosome 26, fTriRos1.hap1, whole genome shotgun sequence genome:
- the timm8b gene encoding mitochondrial import inner membrane translocase subunit Tim8 B — protein sequence MADFSSFDSFSSAGSSDKAEAAELQKMIAVEQQKAQFQAQVHNFTDVCWDKCMDKPSSKLDSRTETCLVSCVERFIDTTLAITNRFTQMVQKGTH from the exons ATGGCGGATTTCAGCAGTTTTGATTCTTTCTCCTCGGCCGGTTCCTCTGATAAAGCGGAGGCGGCTGAGCTGCAGAAGATGATCGCGGTGGAGCAGCAGAAAGCGCAGTTCCAGGCTCAG GTGCACAACTTCACCGATGTGTGCTGGGACAAATGCATGGACAAGCCAAGCTCAAAGCTGGACTCACGCACTGAGACCTGCCTTGTGAGCTGTGTGGAGCGCTTTATCGATACCACGCTTGCCATCACCAACCGCTTCACGCAGATGGTGCAGAAAGGCACACATTAA